ctgTATTGCTCTTAAACTTGGCATGAGTTTGTGATGCCTATTGCTGGTGTTTTTTGTAATACATCTTGTTTGCAGGTGGTAAATTTGTCCCAAGGGCCTTGCTTGTTGACTTGGAGCCTGGTACAATGGACAGCATCAGAGGAAGCCGCATCGGAGCTCTTTTTAGGCCAGACAACTTTATCCATGGTGAGACAAAAGAATACAGTCCTGCTATGGAATCCCTGCTAAGACTTTAGTTCTTTTTGTGGTTACACATAATATTTTATGATTATGTAGAAGTGGGAAGATATCACTAATTCACTTACATTCATGGTATGTAATGCTATGGttacaaatcaatcaatcaattaatcaagttttatttatatagcgcttaatcacggCGACggatatttcaaagcgctttaacagacagaaaaacccaactgaaccctccagagcaagcataagaaACAGTGGCGGAAAAAAACTCCCTCGTgggaggaagaaactctgggcaggacccaaacTCTTTGGGGcgaccagttgggtggaaaagaaatagaaggaagataaggacagggtaagagaaagagagccaTGGAGAGAGTGgtagataggccagatagagtcagtgtctttatggttacaTTTAGATGATGTGATGCAGGCGAGAAAGTCAGGTTGCATTCactgactcctgggttgttgccttcaatacatgttccccatcatgtagttggtaaattcaaggcacaattacagctgcatggatgactgtatggtggcacggaggaaaaaaggcagcaggaccccagctgatggattgATAAGGGGTAATACAGCTGGACTTGGAAGAGCAGGTCTACAGCGGAcagatagatgaggggtgatactggtgggcttgggggagcaggtccacagcggatggtccacagtggatgggtggatgaggggtgaacctgagaaaaccagtaaggacatagagcacaggaCTCCAGGacagaagttgagttagtagggtgtgattggagactaggGGAGTGAGCTTGGAGAGGAGTAGGAGCAACAGAAagggtcagagagaaggaggaggagagaggagctcagtgagtctggatgttgagtctccagcagtgtaggtctataagaaaaaaacttAGCAGCCTAAGCTgccttaatttctttttctttgaaaaagaaatgttttaagtctagtcttaaatagtgagagggtgtcagCCTCCCGAATTGAGGGAGGGAGGTAGTTCCAcgatagaggggcttgatagctaaaggctctagcccccgtcctacttttatataTTCTAGGAATCACCAGTGGGCCaatatgttgagagcgtaatgctctagatggattatatggaactaaaagttccttgaAAAAGGTCAGTGTCTGGCCATGAAGGgttttgtaagtgaggaggagtattttaaaatctatcctagctttcacaggaagccagtgcagagaagccaacacaggtTTAAATATAGTCtttggtactggtcctggtcagaagcATTCAGCAGCATTCTCGATtagttgaagtgtcttcagtAACTTTTTCAGTCAGCCTGAAAAAGtgagttacagtaatctagtctggaagtaatgaaagcatggattaatttttCGGCAtcattccgttttaaaatatgcctgattttagcaatgtttcggagatggaaaaaggttGTTCTATAaacctgttttatgtgtgtgttaaatgacaGATCCTGAttaaagatgacacctaggttcctcccagtggttttggcctcaaaagtaatgccatccaaggctattaggtcactgggcactacatccctaatggattttgggccgagcacaatgacctcagtttaaCCAGAATTTTAGATTCAAAAGTTATTGATCATCCAAcctttaatctctttgatacacacCTGTAATTTGCCCAACTGATTGaattcatcaggtttaatcgagagatacaattgcgtatcatcggcataacaatggaagttgatgaagtgtttccttatcaaattacctagaggaagcatgtataagataaacaataTTGTACTAAGAactgagccttgaggaactccatagctaactgtagtaGACATGGAGGAGTTGTAATTAACGTTGACAAACTGGGATTGGTCAGTTAAATacgacttaaaccacatcaatgCTGATCCCTTAGTACCAATTGTTTTCTCCCGCCGTGCCAAATGAATATTGTGGTCAGTTGTGTCAAaagctgcactaagatccaagagaaccagtatagaaactagtcctctgtctgaagcagttagtaggtcgttgctaaccttgacaagttcCATTTCCATgctatgatgttccctaaaacctgactggaaattctcaaataaactgttggatttaaggaaatcacataactgattagcgactattttctccaagatatTAGATAAAAATGGGTGATTTGATATGGGTCAATAATTATTTAGAAGAGCAGGGTCCAGGTTaaattttttgagaagtggcttgatTACAGATACTTTAAatgaccgtggtacatatccagttgataatgacaggtaaattatattaaggaagtggttgtaAAGGTAAGGCTTTTTTGATGAGTTTTGTTGGAATTGAatctaacagacaggaagaTGGTTTTACTGAGGagactattttaatcagctgactgatctatattggagaaaagacatccatagaaccaaagggttcaggagtcagctgtgtgttttccagatCTAAGTTATCTAAAGAAGGACTAGAGTTGGTGGAGAACAGGACGCTATTAATTTTGTCTCCGACGAGCAGGATCTCATTATTGAAAAAAttgataaaatcattgctgtggagacttgatggaatactacgCTCATATGCACTGTGGTTGTTTGTCAGTCtagatacagtactgaacaagaatctgtaattgtttttattgtactcgattaatgatgaataataggctgatCTAGCAGAACAAAgagccttcctgtatttatgtacacTATCTTGCCGCGCAGAGCGGTGTTCTCCTAGTTTAGTAGAAAGCTAAGTTTTCGGGAATGCTCCTTCAATTGGTGGCTATGAGAAataaaccagggagctcgcatcccctgttttatagtcttattttttagtggagcaaataaatctaaggtttttcgcgGAGAGTCTGTTTTATTGTCAACAACCTCATTAATTTGAGatggactaacattaactgagttcagaaagAGCTGTGTAGTTCAGCTGCGGGACTAAATTAAGCATATGTCTCCTAAAAGCTGAAAGAAGGATTTCTTCTTGCATGGTAGTTATACAAGATAGGTTTAAATTAGGTGGATTGAGATTATATACAATTTTAACCTTCTAATAAGAAACACTTCCCAGTGTTGGATGACTACAGTCTCTATTTCCAGCTGTAGTGGAAATGTTTGCAAAGTCTGTTAAAGTGGACCCCAATTTTAACAAATAGAAGAACATGTAAAATACATtatatgtaaaaatgaaaaaaatattttaaaaacatcaccTGAAAGTGATTCGAGAGCACTGAAGTATTAAATGAGAATGGAAATATATTGAGTGACAACAGTAAGATCAGAATCTTTGAAATGATACAGTTCTCCATTCATCTATCAACTTCTCATTAGTGCCACAGATACTGGTATGTTTCATTCAAGTCAGGGAtggagttttattttgacattacaGGAAACTCTGGAGCTGGGAATAACTGGGCGAAGGGCCACTACACCGAAGGAGCGGAGCTGGTGGAGCAGGTGATGGACGGGGTGAGGCACGAGAGCGAGAGTTGTGACTGCCTGCAGGGCTTCCAGCTGGTTCACTCTCTGGGGGGCGGCACCGGCTCTGGCATGGGAACACTCCTCATCAACAAGATCCGAGAGGAGTATCCAGATCGTATCATGAACACCTTCAGCATCATGCCCTCTCCTAAGGTCTCAGACACGGTGGTGGAGCCCTATAACGCCACCCTGTCTGTCCACCAGCTCCTGGAGAACACGGACTTGACCTTCTGCATCGACAACGAGGCGCTCTACGACATCTGTTTCCGCACGCTGAAACTGACCACGCCCACTTATGGGGACCTCAACCACCTGGTCTGCATGACCATGAGCGGGGTGACCACCTCGCTGAGGTTCCCTGGACAGCTCAATGCAGATCTGAGGAAGTTGGCTGTCAACATGGTTCCTTTCCCTCGCCTCCACTTCTTTATGCCAGGCTTTGCACCCCTGACGGCCCGCTGTAGCCAACAGTATCGAGCCCTCACAGTACCTGAGCTCACCCAGCAAATGTTTGATGCCCGAAACATGATGACAGCATGTGACCCAAGGCGGGGGCGTTACCTAACAGTTGCTGGCATATTCCGTGGCCAGATGTCTACTAAGGAAGTTGATGAACAGATGCTTGCAATGCAGCAGAAGAACAGCAACCACTTTGTGGAGTGGATCCCCCACAACGTCAAGGTTGCTGTATGCGACATCCCGCCCAGAGGCCTGAAAATGGCCTCCACCTTCATAGGCAATAACACGGCCATTCAAGAGGTGTTCCGCCGGGTGGGTGAGCAGTTCTCTCTGATGTTCAGGAGAAAGGCTTTCCTT
This sequence is a window from Antennarius striatus isolate MH-2024 chromosome 5, ASM4005453v1, whole genome shotgun sequence. Protein-coding genes within it:
- the tubb1 gene encoding tubulin beta-1 chain is translated as MREIVHLQIGQCGNQIGSKFWEVISEEHGLNAIGLYEGDSDLQLERVNVYFNEAYGGKFVPRALLVDLEPGTMDSIRGSRIGALFRPDNFIHGNSGAGNNWAKGHYTEGAELVEQVMDGVRHESESCDCLQGFQLVHSLGGGTGSGMGTLLINKIREEYPDRIMNTFSIMPSPKVSDTVVEPYNATLSVHQLLENTDLTFCIDNEALYDICFRTLKLTTPTYGDLNHLVCMTMSGVTTSLRFPGQLNADLRKLAVNMVPFPRLHFFMPGFAPLTARCSQQYRALTVPELTQQMFDARNMMTACDPRRGRYLTVAGIFRGQMSTKEVDEQMLAMQQKNSNHFVEWIPHNVKVAVCDIPPRGLKMASTFIGNNTAIQEVFRRVGEQFSLMFRRKAFLHWYTGEGMDEMEFTEAESNLNDLVSEYQQYQDATAELDWEAEIEEEEEPPLSLPTTKLPSRAEVKLENKDTVDE